A genomic window from Natrinema sp. HArc-T2 includes:
- a CDS encoding N-acetyltransferase family protein, with amino-acid sequence MPPNNPQPTIELATRDDLETVTDLWVQLARDQRRHDSAVRADSNRDTMRETLAAYQINDGLLVARLAGEIVGFASVTLERGSLELDSTRGLLSNIYVEPAFRDRGIGAALLEAAEEATAERGADEVLLEVMADNEAARRFYRREGYDEFRVTMSRSLENRDENDTHSKEDG; translated from the coding sequence ATGCCCCCGAACAACCCGCAGCCGACGATTGAACTCGCCACGCGAGACGATCTCGAGACGGTCACCGACCTGTGGGTCCAACTCGCCCGCGACCAGCGCCGCCACGACTCGGCCGTCCGCGCCGATTCGAACCGCGACACCATGCGCGAGACGCTTGCGGCCTACCAGATCAACGACGGCCTCCTCGTCGCCCGGCTTGCAGGCGAGATCGTCGGTTTCGCCTCGGTCACGCTCGAGCGTGGCTCCCTCGAACTCGACAGCACCCGCGGGCTGCTCTCGAACATCTACGTCGAACCCGCCTTCCGCGACCGCGGGATCGGGGCCGCGTTGCTCGAGGCTGCCGAGGAAGCGACCGCCGAGCGCGGTGCCGACGAGGTGTTGCTCGAGGTGATGGCCGACAACGAGGCTGCCCGTCGGTTCTATCGTCGCGAGGGGTACGACGAGTTCCGGGTAACGATGTCACGGTCGCTCGAAAACCGGGACGAAAACGATACACATTCAAAGGAGGACGGCTAA
- the pgk gene encoding phosphoglycerate kinase: MIATLDDLDVEGTTVGVRVDVNSPIDDDGTLADDARLRAHVDTLSELVARGGRVAVLAHQGRPGGDEFVTLEPHADRLSELLGQSVDYVDATFTDAAREAVRDLDDGDCVVLENTRFYSEEYMEFDPERAARTHLVQGLEPVLDAYVNDAFAAAHRSQPSLVGLPTVLPGYAGRVMESELDVLGSIEETPEPRVYVLGGAKVPDSIDVAWSVLEKGLADHVLTAGVVGNVFLIADGVDLGDASSDFIYDQGYWDEIDRAADLLDAYGDRIALPRDVAVARDGQRHELGINALPPGDGEAAMDIGSSTLEYYQRILADAETVILNGPAGVFEDECFETGTRQLFGAATDRPMSIVGGGDTASALRQLGVEGFSHVSTGGGAALRMLTAEPLPAVTALENAPEQPAADD; encoded by the coding sequence ATACGCTCTCGGAACTCGTTGCGCGTGGCGGTCGGGTCGCCGTCCTCGCCCATCAGGGTCGACCCGGCGGCGACGAGTTCGTCACGCTCGAGCCCCACGCCGATCGCCTCTCGGAACTGCTCGGCCAGTCCGTCGACTACGTGGATGCAACGTTTACCGACGCCGCTCGCGAGGCCGTCAGGGACCTCGACGACGGCGACTGCGTCGTCCTCGAGAACACCCGTTTCTACAGCGAGGAGTACATGGAGTTCGACCCCGAGCGCGCTGCCCGAACCCACCTCGTGCAGGGCCTCGAGCCGGTTCTCGATGCCTACGTCAACGACGCCTTCGCGGCGGCCCATCGCTCACAGCCTTCGCTTGTCGGTCTTCCGACCGTCCTGCCGGGCTATGCGGGCCGTGTCATGGAGTCCGAACTCGACGTGCTCGGCTCGATCGAAGAGACGCCCGAACCCCGCGTCTACGTCCTCGGCGGGGCGAAAGTACCCGACTCGATCGACGTTGCCTGGTCCGTCCTCGAGAAAGGACTGGCCGATCACGTCCTCACCGCGGGCGTCGTCGGCAACGTCTTCCTCATCGCCGACGGCGTTGATCTGGGCGACGCCAGTTCCGATTTCATCTACGACCAGGGCTACTGGGACGAGATCGATCGCGCCGCCGACTTGCTCGATGCCTACGGCGATCGGATCGCCCTCCCGCGAGACGTCGCCGTCGCCCGCGACGGCCAGCGCCACGAACTCGGGATCAACGCCTTGCCGCCAGGAGACGGCGAGGCCGCTATGGACATCGGCTCGTCGACGCTCGAGTACTACCAGCGCATCCTCGCGGACGCGGAGACGGTGATCCTCAACGGCCCCGCCGGCGTCTTCGAGGACGAGTGCTTCGAGACGGGCACCAGACAGCTGTTCGGTGCCGCCACGGACCGACCCATGAGTATCGTCGGCGGCGGCGACACCGCCTCCGCCCTGCGCCAACTCGGTGTCGAGGGCTTCTCCCACGTCAGCACCGGCGGCGGCGCTGCCCTGCGGATGCTCACCGCCGAACCGCTCCCCGCCGTGACCGCACTCGAGAATGCCCCCGAACAACCCGCAGCCGACGATTGA